AGCAGAGCCGTCGAGTGCCGCTGCCCCCGCTGGACGATGCGGGCCGGAGCGGGGATCTGGGACAGCAGACGGTGGCGTCCACCGCCTCCCGCACGTCCACCGGTCGCCGGACGTCCACCGGTCGCCGGGCGTCGGCCATGTCCATGACGCCTCCCACCGAAGGGGGTTGCGCCCCGCGTGCGTACGTGCTGCGCGCGCCCCGGGCGCGAGTCGAGATAGCGCCGTGCACCCCAGCCGAGCATCGCTTCGCCGAGCAGCGGGCCCAACCCGCCCTCGAAATGGCCGAGTTGCTCGGCGGCATAACGACAGTAGGCGCACTCCATCAGATGGTGCTGGACATCGGGCAGCAAGGCGCCGCCGCGGCGAATCGGCACGTCCAGCAACCGGTTGTGGAAGCGGCATTCCTGAGTCGACGCGAGTTCCCGGTGGGCGCGTACACAGCCCTCACGGAATTGCTCGCGGGCCTGCTCCAGAGCGGCCGACGCGGTGTCGGTATCCATGCCCGACAGACCGGCCGGTACGGATATGGGCTCGGCCTCGACCTCGGTGTGCCACAGCAGGCAGCGGGCGAGTCCCGGGAGGGTCTGGAAAGCGCGCTCGGCGAGCTTCCGATTTTCGGCCGTCATCGACTTCGCCGCGCGCATACCGCGGCCTCCCGCGGGTTTCCTCAGGTCCGGCAGCACACCGGATATGCGATCGTCCGCGGACCATTCCCTGACTGTGTCCCTTACCGCCACGAGGAGTTGGGGCCTCAGTGCCATACCGGACCCGCCTTGTGCGAGGCGGTCGAGTACCTGATGGAAGGAGGTCGCGGTCACCAGGGAGGCGACGTTCGCCGAAGAAGCGAGGCAGATGACCGCGTAGTCGTACGTCGGCTGCCAGTGACGGGCCATCAGCAGAGCTGCGGGATGGGCGGCCTCGCTCTCCGGCCGGCCTCTCAGCAGGGCGGCAAGGCTCTCGTCGGATTCGCCGGGAACGCCGGCGGGCGGATAAGGGGGACGAGGGGGGTGGGGGGTGTGCACAGAGCGGGTTCCTTCCAAGGTGCAAGGTGGCACACAGAAGTTCTTGCCCGCCGAAAAGGAGCCCCCTGGTTGGTGCATACCTTTTTGACGGCCCTTTGAGCGCGTTGTTGACCCGGATTATTGAACGGTGATTCAGACCCGGCCATTGACCAAGTGCAGGACGTTCACCCTCGCACAACCCGCTCATGACCAACAAGGCACTTGAGCAACATCCGCATCATTGAAAGATAGTCAGCCCAAGGGCAACTTGTGCGACTCGCACCGGCTTTCGATATTTCCCGCGCCCCGTGATGTGCTCCGTGATGTGCTCCGTCAAGTGCATCCGTGATGCGCCCCGCGATACCCCCGTCACGCGACCGCGACACGTCTCCTCTCGGAGGCATGCTCATCGTCCTCAGGTGGCGGTGGGGCCTTCGGTGTTGAGCAGCACGGCGGTCGAGGCGCGTTCGAGGACGAGGCCCTGTTCGACGGCCGCGCGGATCCCCGCGAACGATGCCGCGCCGCAGGGGCCGGACGCGACACCGAGGGCGGCCAGGTCGTGGGAAGCGCGCACGCTGTCGGCGTCGGAGACGGCGACAGCGGCGTCCAGACCGCCGCGGAGGAAGGGCCAGGCGATGCTGGACGGGGTTCCGCAATTGAGCCCCGCCATGATGGTGTCGCCGGTAGTCACGCTCATCGGCCGGCCGTGGACGAGGCTCGCCAGAACGCAGGACGCCGCTTCGGGTTCCACGGACAGCAGACGCGGACCCCGGGTACGGCGGCTGCGGTAGTGCGTGACCGCCGCCTGCGCGAGGGATCCCACACCGACCGGAACGGCCACGAGATCGGGCAACTCGACTCCCCCGGCGGCCAGTTGGGAGTCGATCTCGGCGAACAGGGTCGAGTAGCCCTCGACGATCCAGCCCGGGATCTCCTCGTAACCGGGCCACGCGGTGTCCTGCACCAGGACGGCGCCGGGATCCTCCGCGACCGCCGCGGCCCGGCGCACCGCCTCGTCGTACGGGCCGTCCACCCGCGTCACCTGTGCCCCTTCCCGGGCGATGGCGTCCACGGCGCCCGGCCACACGCCCTTCGGCACGAGGACGTGGGCGCGCTGCCCGAGCAGACGGGCCATACGGGACACGGCCCGGCCGTGATTGCCGTCGGTGGCGGTGACGAGGGTGAGCGGACCATCGGCCGTGGCGAGGATCCGGTGGATCGCCCAGGACGCCCCCAGCGCCTTGAAGGCGGGCAGACCGAGCCGGGACGACTCGTCCTTCACGAAGAGCCGGGCGACGCCCAACTCGGCGGCGACAGTGGGCAGTTCGATCAGGGGGGTGGGCGTACAACCGGGCAGGGAGGCATGGAAGGCGCGTACCTCGTCGGGGACCGGCGGGCAGGTCCAGTCCCGGGCGGCGGGCCTCATGAACAGCTGCATACGACCGACCCGCGCCTGACGAGCATGTGCGTACGACCGACCTGCGCCCCACGCTCAGACGCACAGGCCCACCACCACCTGCCTGGCGCACAGACCAGTGGGGCCACCGCGCCTGGCGCACAGACCAGTGGGGCCACCGCGCCTCGCGCACAGACCCGTGGGGCCACCGCGCCTCGCGCACAGACCCGTGGGCCTCCGCGCCCCTCGCGTACAGCCGCCACCGGCCACCGCGTCATCGGCCGGGCTCAGATCTGCCAGGACCGCAGCCGGTCCGCCGCGCCGTAGACATCCGCCTTGCCGGAGATCAGATCGCGGGCGAGGCCGACGAGCGCTCCGTACGGCGGGTCGATGCCGACGCCGCTGACGAACATGTACGCGACCGCCGCCGAGCAGGCGAAGCGGGCGTTGGCGGCCGGCAACGGCTTCAGCAGGGCCAGGGTGTGCAGGAGCGCGGCGGCGCGCCAGGCCGGGTCGGAGTCGACGCCGAGGCGGGGCGGGTCGACCCGGTGCCGGGCCACGGCGGCGACGAGCGCCGAGAAGTCGTTGACCGTGGGCTGGTCGGGCAGGACCTCTTCGTGTCGCTGGAGGAGCCAGGGCACGTCGATATGGATGACGGGAGCCATCGGTCAGGCGACCCGCCCCTCGCCCTTGGCGGGTGGTTCGTCCTCGGGGAAGGCGGCGGCGAACTCGTCCGCGTGCGCGGCGAAGAAGCGGCGGAAAACCTCCGCACCCTCCTGCAGCGCCCGGTGCCGCACGATGTCGGCCGCGGCCGCCTCCCGCACCAGGGCCTTCATCGACGTACCGCGCTCTTTGGCTATCTGCCGCAGGTCTTCTAGCTCGCGGTCGCTGAACTCCACGTTGAGAGCTGGCATGCCCTCACGGTACCGCGAAGGTACTTACTGGTAAATAATCCCAGCTCAATTGCAGCCCCGGGCGGTACCGGCGAGGTCCGGTCCGCGGCGCGAGGCACGGGGCCGCATCGCCCGCCGGCATCAGCGCGGCTGCCGGCGCGCCGCCTCCGTCAGCGACAGCCAGTGCGCCGACGCGGTGAGCGGCAGGCAGATCCAGTCCTTCATGGGGCGGCCACCCATGGGGTCGAAGAGATGCGTACCGGAGAGGGCGAGCGCCTCGGCGTGTTCGGGGGTGTCGCGGTGCAGGCGGACGACGAGTTCGCCTTCGTGGAGGCCGACGAACGCCTTGCCGTTCGGGTCCTTCAGACAGGGCATCCCGAACATCTTGGAGAGCTTCGCCCCGCGTGGTGCGAGGTCCTCGGCGAGACCGGCGAACAGCTGGTCCGCGTCGGCCATCAGGCGGCCTTCCGTCCGGTGAAGGCGAGCAGGCGCTCCAGCGGGGTGGCGTCGGCGGCGGGCTCGATCTCGGGGCCGAAGGCTCCGTTCGCGCGGGCGCCGTCGGCGATCTGCGTGGCGACCGCGGTCGCGGTGGCGACCACGTCGTCGTCGGCTGTGAAGGGCTGGCCGGTGGCGGTGGCCAGGTCCCAGCCGTGCACGGTCAGCTCCATGATGGTGATCATCCCGGCGAACGGCGCGGGGTAGGTGTTCGACGCGAAGGGCGTCTCGCCCTCCCAGGCGCTCGGTACGGCCCACGCGGCGGTGAGCCGGTCGGCGAGCGGCGGGAAGACCACCCAGGGCGCCTCGGTCAGCTCCGTCGGCGCGTCGGCGGGGAGCTGCTCCTTCCCCGCGGCGTGGGCGCTCATCACGAGCGTGGCGAGCAGGTGCTCGCTGAGCTGGTGGACATCGAAGTCGGCGCAGGGCGTGGGGAGTTCGCGCTTGCCGGTGAGGGCGGGCTGCTGGACGTGCGCGACGAGGTTCCGGGCGGCGCGGGCGAGCTGGTCGGCGAGCTCGACGGGGGTGGCGTTCATGGCGGTTGCTCCTGTTCGGATGGGGCTGATGCGTCGACGAGAGGACTGATCAGCAAGGGGTTCTGCAAGGGGTTCAGCAGGGACTGACTCGGCTCAGCCGAAAAAAGGAGCGGGCTTGCCCGTCTCCGCGTACGCCTTGAGCGCCGTGAACTTCGTGGCCCACCCATAGGTGAAGTGGCGAAAGGCGTCGTCCTGGGCCGGGAACCCGGCGTGCGTGAAGCGCAGCAGGACCCCGCCCTCGGGGACGTCGAGGATCTCGTACGTCTGCGTGGTGCCGGCCCACGGCCCGTTCTCACCGTCCAGGACCAGGCGCCGGTCGCCGGACTCGGTGATCCGCAGCCGCCAGGGCTCCGGCACGCCGGGGAAGCTCAGCGCGTGCTCCGCACCGACGCCCTCCCCTATCTCCGCGTCGGCCGTGAACCAGCCGCGTACGCCGGTTTCGGTGGCGATGGCTTCGCGGACAGTGTCCGCCTCGGCCTCGATGGTCAGCTGCATCGCGATGTCGGCCATCGGATGTCCTCTCAGAGCATGTCGGTTGTGTCCGGGATCGCCCGGACTTCATTCTTTAGCCGACACTAAAATAAGAGACGGAGGAGCGCAAGTTCTAGCCGTGACTAAAATAAGCAGCGTGGATCAGGTGAAGGCGATCAGCGAGCCGCGGCGGCGGGCGATTCTGCAGCTCGTGTGGCACGACGAGCTGTCGGCGGGAGACATCGCCGAGCGCTTCGACGTCACCTTCGGCGCGGTCTCCCAGCATCTGAAAGTGCTCCGCGAGGCGGGCCTGGTCGTCGTCCGGAAGGACGGCACCAAGCGGTACTACCGCGCGGACCGTGCTGGGATGGGACCGCTGGCCGCCTACCTGGAATCGATGTGGGGCGACTCGCTGGACGCCCTGGCCGCGCTCGCCGAACAGGCCGAGCGGGAGGAGGAGCACAAGTGACGATCACCCCCGACGGCTCCGTCGTCGTACAACGGCACATCAAGGCCCGCCCGGAGACCGTGTTCTCCTTCTTCACCGACACCGAGCGATGGCTGTCCTGGCAGGGCATGGAGGGCGTCTTCGACCCGACGCCCGGGGGCGCGTACCGGATGCGGGTCGTCGGTGACGCCACCGCTTCCGGGCGCTTCGAGGAGGTCGAGCCGTACACGCGGATCGTCTTCACCTGGGGCTGGGAGAACGAGGGCGATCCGGTGCCGCCCGGCAGCAGCCGGGTCGAGGTCACCTTCGCCCCCGAGCCGGACGGCACCCTGCTCACGCTCACCCACTCCGGCCTGCCCGAACCGGCCCGCGAGCCGCACCAGGAGGGCTGGGAGCACTACCTCGACCGGCTCGCCGTACGGGCGCCCGGCGGCGACCCCGGCCCGGACAGCTGGATGGAGCCGAAGCCCGCCTGAGCGCGCGCCGCACCGAAGGACAAGTCGGCAAAGAGCACCGGCCTGAGATGTACGTCACACTTCACCCGTCGGATGTCACATTCGGACCCCGTTTTCCCCTCGCAGTAGTGAGCGCATCAAGGGGAGGCGAGGCATGTCCGAATGCACCAGGGCAGGGACCGGCAGCACGACATCCGGCAGGGGTGGGACGCGGCTGTTCAAAAAGTTCGTCCACGTACGGCGGGACGAGATAGCGGCCGGTGAGCGCCCGTGACGTCGACCGGTCAAACCGCCACGCGTCCCAGCGCGCGTTCCGCCGGGAAGGCATCCTCAGGCGAGCGCGTCGCCGACTGGTTCGACGGCCGGCTCGGCGTCTACTCCCTCGGCAAGCGGTACCTCCGCAAGGTCTTCCCGGACCACTGGTCCTTCCTGCTCGGCGAGATCTGCCTCTACAGCTTCCTCGTCCTCATCCTCACGGGCGTCTATCTCACGCTGTTCTTCCATCCGTCGATGAACGAGGTGGTCTACCACGGCAGTTACGTCCCGCTGAACGGCATCCGCATGTCCGAGGCCTACGCCTCGACGCTGGACATCAGCTTCGACGTGCGCGGCGGGCTGCTGATCCGGCAGATCCACCACTGGGCCGCGCTGATCTTCCTCGGCGGAATGCTGGTGCACATGATGCGGCACTTCTTCACGGGCTCGTTCCGCAAGCCCCGTGAGGTGAACTGGCTGTTCGGCTGGACGCTGCTGTTCCTCGGCTTGTTCGAGGGACTGTTCGGCTACTCGCTGCCGGACGATCTGCTGTCCGGGACCGGGCTGCGGTTCGTGGAGGGGGCGACCCTGTCGGTGCCGATCGTCGGCACGTATCTGTCGATGTTCCTCTTCGGCGGGGAGTTCCCCGGAGACGACATCGTCGCCCGCTTCTACTCGCTGCATGTCCTGCTGATTCCGGGGATCATGGCGGCCCTCGTCGTGGCCCATCTGATCCTGGTCGTCTACCACAAGCACACCCAGTTCGGCGGACCGGGAAAGACCGAACGCAACGTCGTGGGACCGCCGTTCCTGCCGGTCTACATGGCGAAGGCGGGCGGCTTCTTCTTCCTGGTGTTCGGTTTCATCGCGCTGATCTCGGCGGTCGCGACCATCAACCCGGTCTGGACGTACGGCCCTTACCGTGCCGACCAGGTGTCGACCGGCGCCCAGCCGGACTGGTACCTGGGCTTCGCGGAAGGGCTGGTCCGCATCATGCCGGGCTGGGAGATCACCATGGCGGGGCACACGCTGGTGCTCGGCGTGCTCATCCCCATCCTCGTCTTCCCGCTGCTCCTCATCCTCATCGGGGTCTATCCGTTCATCGAGGCCAAGGTCACCGGAGACCGGCGCGAGCACCATCTGCTGGACCGCCCGCGCAACCGGCCGGTCCGCACCTCCCTCGGGACGGCGTGGATCAGCGTCTATCTGATCCTGCTCGCCGGCGGCGGCAACGACATCGTGGCGACACGCTTCCATCTGTCGATCAACACCGTGACCTGGGCCGTGCGCATAGCCCTGTTCCTGGTACCCGTCGTCGTCTTCGCCGTCACCCGCCGCATCTGCCTGGGGCTGCAGCTACGGGACCGGGAGCTGGTGGCGCACGGCCGTGCGACCGGCATCATCAAGCGCCTGCCGCACGGCGAGTACGTCGAGGTGCACCGGCCTCTCAGCCCGGCCGAACTCCACACCCTGACCGAGCACGAGCACCGGGAGCTCTCAGGCCACCGGGACCTCCAGACGGCAGATTCGCAGCCCGCCGTCGGCGGCTCCGTCGATCAGCACCGAGCTACGGGTGACCGTCCTGACGGCTCTCCCGCGTCGGGAGTCGTCGGCCATCCCAACTGATCGTGAGCCAACGGATTCTGACGGTGTAACATGCGCTTGTGTCAAGGCTCCGGCACGCACGTCCGACCCACACCCCGCATCGGCCGGAGACCCGCCTTGCGGACATGCCACGTCGGCGGTCCGGGGGCGGGTGGGCGGTTCGCGTCGCAGGGTGCGGAGTGCGCCTACGCACTAGGCTGGAAACCGAGCGAGGCGCTTGTTCACTGTGAGTGTGCGCAATGGAGTGGCGACGATGACCCCGGTCCACCCCCTCGACGAGGCCGCCACGGCACGGGCAGTCATCGCTGAGAACGGCACCCTGATCCACTGGAGCGAGGGGGCCCGCCGCCTGCTGGGGTACGCGCCGGAGGAGGTCGAGGGCCGCCCCGCGGCGGACCTGCTGGACCCGTCGGGCGGCGCCGCGCCGGCCGAACCCACCGGCGACATCTGGAACGGCACTCTCTCGCTGCGTCACCGCGACGGACACACTCTCTCCGTGTGGCTGCTCGCCCATCGCAGGGAAGCGAAGGACGAATGGCTCGTGGTCACCCCGGTGCAGGTCGCGCCGCCGCGCCCACCGGACGACCCGCTGGTCAAGGCGGTGTTCACACAGGCGCCCTGCGCCATGGCCGCCTACGACGAACGGCTGCGGCTGTACGCGCAGAACGACGCGATGGCCGATGTCGTCGGTCTCCCGGAGGCGCGCATCCGAGGCCTGAGGATCTCCGAGATCGGCGGCACGCAGGTGAGCGAGCAGCTCGAGGAGGACATGCTCGGCGTGTTCCTCTCCGGCGTGGGCCGCGACGTGGAGACATACACGCGCACGGGCGGCGAGAACCGCGCGCACGCCTGGCTGCTGCGGTTCGCCCCGCTGACCGATGCCGAGGGCCAGGTACGCGGCGTGTCCCTGGCCGCGCACGACTTCACCGAGCGGTACAGGGACAGGGAGCGACTGCAACTGCTCAACGAGGCGAGCATGCGCATCGGCAGCACCCTCGACGTCACCCGGACGGCCCAAGAGCTCGTCGACGTCTTCGTGCCCGCCCTCGCCGACTTCGCCGGCGTGGATCTGCTGGATCCGCCGGAACACGGCGGCGAGCCGCACGCCGCGCCGCCGAGCACCCCGATCACGCTCCGCCGCGCCGCCCATCGGTCCGTGACCCCTGGCTCTCCGGAGGCGTCGGTCATACTCGGCGAGGCCGACGTCTACCCCGCCTCCTCACCGCAGGCCAACGCACTGGTCACCGGCCGGACGATCGCGGCACCGGACGCGACCACCACGCCGGAGGAGTGGGTGGCCTGGGACAAACGCCGGGGCGAGCGCTTCGCGAAGCACGGCGTCCACACCACCATGTGGGTGCCCATCCAGGCCCGGGGCCAGACCCTGGGCGTGGTCGTACTCGCCCGCTTCCGGCGGCCCGATCCCTTCACCCCCGACGACGTCTCGCTCGCGGAGGAGGTCACGGCCAGGGCCGCTGTCTGTCTCGACAATGCCCAGCGCTTCGCCCGCGAGCGCAAGACCGCGCTGGCCCTGCAGCGCAGCCTGCTGCCCCGCTCACTCCCCCGGACGGCGGCCCTGGAGGCGGCCTCGCGCTACCTTCCCGCGGCACGTGCCGGGGTGGGCGGCGACTGGTTCGACGTGATTCCGCTGTCCGGGATGCGGGTCGCCATGGTCGTCGGCGATGTCGTCGGCCACGGCATCCAGGCCTCGGCGGCCATGGGGCGGCTGC
This genomic interval from Streptomyces dengpaensis contains the following:
- a CDS encoding RICIN domain-containing protein, coding for MHTPHPPRPPYPPAGVPGESDESLAALLRGRPESEAAHPAALLMARHWQPTYDYAVICLASSANVASLVTATSFHQVLDRLAQGGSGMALRPQLLVAVRDTVREWSADDRISGVLPDLRKPAGGRGMRAAKSMTAENRKLAERAFQTLPGLARCLLWHTEVEAEPISVPAGLSGMDTDTASAALEQAREQFREGCVRAHRELASTQECRFHNRLLDVPIRRGGALLPDVQHHLMECAYCRYAAEQLGHFEGGLGPLLGEAMLGWGARRYLDSRPGRAQHVRTRGATPFGGRRHGHGRRPATGGRPATGGRAGGGGRHRLLSQIPAPARIVQRGQRHSTALLTGAGLVSTALLVTVLSVSLLSHGDGADPTASTGASSGRTLSPAPGSLAPPALSSPPTSADLPTATERTRLRNLTADLCLDIRGGEAKDGAEARLAVCSSAWTQQWSYEENGLLRSIADPELCLESHADNGVVFLDRCAAQNAARADDMRYDLTVRGELLPRWGEGLAVAPASTDPDADIVVKVRDGADVQRWRTDFSPAAPQSLSIAGTESPSSRPVSDAPPADGPSVSAGVPTREPSAGMTAGPEAIPAETYQERRAVAISDSARDGAGAGDHGANPAPASPLPMTLPLSPQLPGITTTGVGL
- a CDS encoding pyridoxal-phosphate dependent enzyme; the protein is MRPAARDWTCPPVPDEVRAFHASLPGCTPTPLIELPTVAAELGVARLFVKDESSRLGLPAFKALGASWAIHRILATADGPLTLVTATDGNHGRAVSRMARLLGQRAHVLVPKGVWPGAVDAIAREGAQVTRVDGPYDEAVRRAAAVAEDPGAVLVQDTAWPGYEEIPGWIVEGYSTLFAEIDSQLAAGGVELPDLVAVPVGVGSLAQAAVTHYRSRRTRGPRLLSVEPEAASCVLASLVHGRPMSVTTGDTIMAGLNCGTPSSIAWPFLRGGLDAAVAVSDADSVRASHDLAALGVASGPCGAASFAGIRAAVEQGLVLERASTAVLLNTEGPTAT
- a CDS encoding toxin Doc — translated: MAPVIHIDVPWLLQRHEEVLPDQPTVNDFSALVAAVARHRVDPPRLGVDSDPAWRAAALLHTLALLKPLPAANARFACSAAVAYMFVSGVGIDPPYGALVGLARDLISGKADVYGAADRLRSWQI
- a CDS encoding TIGR03086 family metal-binding protein, whose protein sequence is MNATPVELADQLARAARNLVAHVQQPALTGKRELPTPCADFDVHQLSEHLLATLVMSAHAAGKEQLPADAPTELTEAPWVVFPPLADRLTAAWAVPSAWEGETPFASNTYPAPFAGMITIMELTVHGWDLATATGQPFTADDDVVATATAVATQIADGARANGAFGPEIEPAADATPLERLLAFTGRKAA
- a CDS encoding ArsR/SmtB family transcription factor yields the protein MDQVKAISEPRRRAILQLVWHDELSAGDIAERFDVTFGAVSQHLKVLREAGLVVVRKDGTKRYYRADRAGMGPLAAYLESMWGDSLDALAALAEQAEREEEHK
- a CDS encoding SRPBCC family protein; its protein translation is MTITPDGSVVVQRHIKARPETVFSFFTDTERWLSWQGMEGVFDPTPGGAYRMRVVGDATASGRFEEVEPYTRIVFTWGWENEGDPVPPGSSRVEVTFAPEPDGTLLTLTHSGLPEPAREPHQEGWEHYLDRLAVRAPGGDPGPDSWMEPKPA
- a CDS encoding cytochrome b yields the protein MTSTGQTATRPSARSAGKASSGERVADWFDGRLGVYSLGKRYLRKVFPDHWSFLLGEICLYSFLVLILTGVYLTLFFHPSMNEVVYHGSYVPLNGIRMSEAYASTLDISFDVRGGLLIRQIHHWAALIFLGGMLVHMMRHFFTGSFRKPREVNWLFGWTLLFLGLFEGLFGYSLPDDLLSGTGLRFVEGATLSVPIVGTYLSMFLFGGEFPGDDIVARFYSLHVLLIPGIMAALVVAHLILVVYHKHTQFGGPGKTERNVVGPPFLPVYMAKAGGFFFLVFGFIALISAVATINPVWTYGPYRADQVSTGAQPDWYLGFAEGLVRIMPGWEITMAGHTLVLGVLIPILVFPLLLILIGVYPFIEAKVTGDRREHHLLDRPRNRPVRTSLGTAWISVYLILLAGGGNDIVATRFHLSINTVTWAVRIALFLVPVVVFAVTRRICLGLQLRDRELVAHGRATGIIKRLPHGEYVEVHRPLSPAELHTLTEHEHRELSGHRDLQTADSQPAVGGSVDQHRATGDRPDGSPASGVVGHPN
- a CDS encoding ATP-binding SpoIIE family protein phosphatase, which codes for MTPVHPLDEAATARAVIAENGTLIHWSEGARRLLGYAPEEVEGRPAADLLDPSGGAAPAEPTGDIWNGTLSLRHRDGHTLSVWLLAHRREAKDEWLVVTPVQVAPPRPPDDPLVKAVFTQAPCAMAAYDERLRLYAQNDAMADVVGLPEARIRGLRISEIGGTQVSEQLEEDMLGVFLSGVGRDVETYTRTGGENRAHAWLLRFAPLTDAEGQVRGVSLAAHDFTERYRDRERLQLLNEASMRIGSTLDVTRTAQELVDVFVPALADFAGVDLLDPPEHGGEPHAAPPSTPITLRRAAHRSVTPGSPEASVILGEADVYPASSPQANALVTGRTIAAPDATTTPEEWVAWDKRRGERFAKHGVHTTMWVPIQARGQTLGVVVLARFRRPDPFTPDDVSLAEEVTARAAVCLDNAQRFARERKTALALQRSLLPRSLPRTAALEAASRYLPAARAGVGGDWFDVIPLSGMRVAMVVGDVVGHGIQASAAMGRLRTAVRTLADIDLAPDELLTHLDDLVVRLSVEAGSGTTGEFGATCLYAVYDPVSRRCTLARAGHPPPFIVPPNGLPREIDLPAGPPLGLGGLPFESVELELSEGTVLALYTDGLLWTPGRDLDVGRALLSRALEQSSHSLEWACHAILQALLPVGGATDDVALLLARTHGLAASHVATWDVPADPAHVAPIRKKVIEQLDAWGLSEATFTAELVVSELVTNAIRYGEPPIRLRLLHDATTLICEVSDRSHTAPHLRRAKVFDEGGRGLLLVAQLTQRWGSRYTAEGKTIWAELALLGEA